A window from Physeter macrocephalus isolate SW-GA chromosome 11, ASM283717v5, whole genome shotgun sequence encodes these proteins:
- the CCNDBP1 gene encoding cyclin-D1-binding protein 1, with the protein MANAATPAAADSTLPPPLEQLRHLAGELRFLLPGVRVGEARETTKEFDRETFWRRLREAAMAVSRTATTLTEVFSRLPLPSPQETQKFSEQVHAAIKAIIAVYYSLPKDQGITLRKLVRSATLDIVDGMAQLVEVLYITPTQSPENLISYNSVWEACQQVPRIPRDNKAAALSVLTKSVDLVKDAHEEMEQAVEECDPYCGLLSDIEEDNSDNHGDEDILGWPSNRDSYWSEEDQELIIPCLALVRASKACLKKIRLSVAENGKKDQVAQLDDIVDISDEISPSVDDLALSIYPPVCHLTVRINCAKLVSVLKKALEITKASHVTPQPEDSWIPLLINAVDHCMNRIKELTQHEVEL; encoded by the exons ATGGCGAACGCGGCTACACCTGCAGCTGCAGACTCCACCCTGCCTCCGCCTTTGGAGCAGCTCCGGCACCTTGCAGGGGAGCTGCGGTTCCTCCTTCCTGGAGTGCGGG TCGGCGAAGCCCGGGAGACCACCAAAGAGTTTGATCGGGAAACCTTTTGGAGGAGACTCC GTGAGGCAGCTATGGCAGTGTCAAGGACAGCCACGACTCTGACTGAAGTCTTCTCTCGACTTCCACTGCCGTCACCACAG GAAACCCAGAAGTTCTCTGAACAAGTCCATGCTGCCATCAAGGCAATTATTGCAGTATACTATTCGCTTCCCAAGGATCAGG GAATCACCCTGCGAAAGCTGGTACGGAGTGCCACTCTGGACATCGTGGATGGCATGGCTCAGCTTGTGGAAGTGCTTTACATCACTCCAACTCAGAG CCCTGAGAACCTTATCTCCTACAACAGTGTCTGGGAGGCATGCCAGCAGGTGCCTCGGATCCCAAGAG ATAACAAAGCTGCAGCCCTTTCAGTGCTGACAAAGAGTGTGGATCTTGTGAAGGATGCACATGAGGAAATGGAGCAG GCTGTGGAAGAATGTGACCCTTACTGTGGCCTCTTGAGTGACATTGAGGAGGACAACTCTGACAACCATGGTGATGAGGATATATTGGGATGGCCAAGCAATCGCGACTCATATTGGTCAGAGGAGGATCAGGAGCTCATAATCCCGTGCCTTGCACTGGTGAGAGCATCCAAAGCCTGCCTGAAGAAAATCCGGCTCTCAGTGGCAGAGAATGGGAAGAAGGATCAGGTGGCCCAGCTGGATGACATTGTGGACATTTCTGATGAGATCAGCCCTAG TGTGGATGATTTGGCTCTGAGCATATACCCACCTGTGTGCCATCTGACTGTGCGAATCAAT tGTGCAAAACTTGTATCCGTTTTAAAGAAGGCACTTGAAATTACAAA AGCAAGTCATGTGACCCCACAGCCAGAAGATAGTTGGATCCCTTTACTTATTAATGCTGTTGATCATTGCATGAACAGAATCAAGGAGCTCACTCAGCATGAAGTTGAATTATGA